GAATGATCCTTTGAGGAACAGTAGGTAtctaggactggactggactacacTTGAATAATTGGGTTTTCTGTCTTATATTTTCTTAGCGCTGACCATGTGTCAGAAAACAAATTTAAATACGGAGTAAAGTCATGAGTGTTTACAGTTATATTATAAAACATACACACAGTAAAAGGATGAAACAAACAGAGAGTATTTACATATATAACAAAGAAGTCCATCATTGTGCCACAATGTCTGGGAGGACATCCCTCCTGTCAACATCAGTGTGATGCTTCTCTGCTGCCTACACACATAATGGCTAATATTCACTGTACATGTGTCCACAGCTCAGTGGCTTCCACAAGCAGTGTGAGAGCTGAGACCTCTGATGGTGGAGCAGGAGACTACACGGCCTTCAGCCTTTCATTCATCTTATACAGTTAATGGTAGTGAGCTGGGGAGGGCTTTTGTTTCCTTTCACTGAGAATCAAGCATCACTCCGACTGTTTGTTCTGTCATAATTCTTtgacactctctcacacacacaccacacacagacagaaaacagtcactcACCCCACAAACCTGTCCCAACTGAAGAGATGCTTATGTGAGCAAAGACAAGCACCCTCACAATAAAAACACCATGCACCACATCTTAACTCCTATGTGTCATATATTAAGGTTCTTTCCAAACTGTTGTGAAGAGGGTCAGAGACACAGATCTgctctacaaaataataataatcataataataataatcataataatgcaCACAATTTGACCCTTGTGGTGATGACAGTAGGAGGGGCCTCAGGTTGCTTTGCTCAATGTTTGCAGGGAATCGCAGCTCTGGTGATGTCAACCCCTTTGTTCATAGTTTACCTCCTGTCCATGATTTGTTTCCATGGGATCTTCTTTGAAGTTTTCACACTGCTCCATGACTTTCCtaagaaattaaaaataagttaGAGATCTCTGCATGTGTGCTGATTTTTATATCAATGACATGTGGTCCACACAAAGTTAGAATTGGTGCAATTCAGAGTATGAATTACGCGCCTGAAATGTGAATAAAGTGACTGGATAGAAACAATATGTGAATAATAGCTGATAATCAATTAATATAATCtgtaatttttcaagcaaagcaGCATGAGCTCTTGTACCATATATGTTAGTAAGCATTTGGGTATCTTACTACCTTCATCTGTAGCTTCAACTATACCTTTGCTTGTGGCATTTATCTTTTTTTACAGACGCaaagattaatgaattaatcatcAAAATAATTAACAGTTTGAACAATGATGAAAATAAAGTTTAACCTTAGCTCATTGGTTTTTGAAccaattttaatgtttttattacatgGTATAGATTAGAAAGATGATCCTATTTTGCTTTCACACGTCCTGCCGTCATCATCTACGTTTGCTGTGTCTCCCTTTGTAGACAAACATCAGTCTGCTAATAGCTGATCGCTGccattcatttttcttcttttgtttttccatGACTCAATTTCCTGTGAGTGGTCCTAAAGTCTAAACTATCTGCCTCTATCAATGTGTATGCACTGAACCATGGGACATTTTGAGCCTGACTGAGACCACTTGTTTTAGTTGGACCAAAGACCGGCTGTTTGGTTTGGATCAAACTGCAGAGTCCAAACCTCTGGACGAATGAGGTATGTCCTACGGAGTATGGACTTCAGATATTATTGACAAAAGAACCACAGACAATTTGAACTAACTTGAACGGTAGCTTGAGTATACAGTGTTCTGTTAGCAATGCACTTTTCCCTGGCGAGTGTTTACTTGGTGGCTTGCACAACGAGCTAAGGTGTGCAACAGAAGTTGAAAATTGTGCAAGAATGCACCTGAAGCACCAGAATCAGATAATTTCCTTCATTTGTTAGGACAAAatgacacacaggaaaaaaaaaactctatttgTGTGAATTTGTAGATATTTAGATTAATAAGCAACACAAATGCTGTTCaggcaaaattaaaacaaaaaaagaaagaaaaaaaagagataaagctTAAGTGGTCTTACCTGGCCatctccttggtctcaggctgtgAGCTCTCCAGCTCCAAAACTTTCTCCAGAAGACCAACTCCTCCTTCCTTTATCAGCAATGGACAATACTTGCTTGCTATAGCCCAGAAATAGAAAGTAGACTGATTGTGAAAATGTATTCTAATATATTTTTGTGTAAATGAATTAGATGTACTGTATTTATATGTATCTAATAGTTAGGAAGTATCATTTGTAGGAGCAAcataagtcacatgaccagtatTACAGTTTCAGGAACACCTCTGAAAATGTAAACACAAAGGTTTCAGTGCTAAATGAGGACTGCTTTGTAATGGCCCAGTGCTTCAGATACTCACGGTAAACTGACACCAGATTGTAGAGAGCCCATGTGGCCCAGTGCTGACTGACAGGGGAGATGCTCTGAGGCAGCAGCCGCAGGATGGGCTCGAATGACCTAAAGACCAAACTCAGTTTAAACATTCAGACAGATGAACCCAGTGACATCTGTGCTGTACGAGACTGCTACACACAGACATATGATACATACAATGTTTGACTTTTGCGGGTTGCACACTAACACGTTCAAATACACATGAAACACAACAATAACTTGTGCAACACAAAACATGGCTAtgtactgtgtttgtgtgttctgaCTAAACAGAGAAAAGGGTACAATATTTGAGGCACATGAGGTAACTTTGAATTAAGcatcatattttgtaaaatgagaCACACAATACAAAAAGAAAGACACCTGTAGTTGATGTTGCGGCGAGAACTGACATCCCAGCTCTGGATGGCATCCCACATTTTGTCCATCACGGCATCTCTTCGTGGCTCCTCCATAGACCAAACGTCTGGCCCATCAAACATAATGTGTGAAAGGACGCCACATGCGTTATACGATACTTCGATCCCATCTGCCTTACTGTCTAGCAGGTTACTGTCAAAACATTAAACAGAAAGGAGGCACACATGCAGACAACTGTGAGTGTTTCATTCCATGGAGGTGTGAGAGAATAAAATTAGGACAGTCACGTTGTAATGACTGAATTATTATTGTAGCAACACCAGCTTTTAGGCATTTAACATTATCTAAACAGAACACAAAACAGTGGACTGAGAAATGTTTGTGACTTATTTTTAAACAGTCTGCTACCTGAATACAGTGATGAACTGTGGGGTGAGCAGCTGTGGCCTCAGAGCCTTGACCTCTGCAACATTTCCCAAAAGCCCCAACATGTTGCGGTGCAGCTCCTGCTTGTCTGGAAACtccttgatttaaaaaataaagaagttATGTATTATTTCAATAGGTCTTATCATCATCTTGGACGTACTCCTGGATAAGTGTACTCACCTGTAGACACTCGAGAAAGAGACTCATGCCCCGACAATTGAGGAACATTTGACAGTTGTCTGGAGTCTCATCGGTGATGTTCCACAGAGCACTCCAGGAAAACTCCATCACCTGGTCACACTGTGTGGAAATCAACACAAGTAATGCATATTTAACAACTTTTATTTAGCAATGGTGACAAGAATATGTGTACAGGTGAGTCAAGGTTTTGTCTGAAATCAAATTAAAGACACCCAAGGGTTCACACTCACCATTCTGTCCTGAAGTTTCTTCTGAATTAAATTCAACATGGTCTGGAATTAAAAAAGAGAGCCAAATGAGTAACAAGCTGTCAGAGCTTAAGTGTTAATTTCAGACTTTCAGTACATCTACAGAAAAATGGCACCATGATGCTACTAAAGTAAGATATTGTGTTGTGCAGGAGCAAAAGCAATGTAAGGACCAATATCTCTGATCTAAGTATATTTCTATTTCACTGAAACAGTAAGGAAAACTTGAATAATAAGCACATGGATACTGATATGATCCAGTGAAGAATTCAATTCTCTGCTGCATATAATTATGTGCTGGATCAAGACTGGACACTAACACTCTCTGAGTGATCCTATTTCTCCTTTCTTTTTCGTTGTCAAAAAACAAACTCCAAAATATTCAGTTAATATTGGCAGGCTTTCTGTTCTGCATCAAACCACAGGTGAAAAGATTACCATACATTTCAATATTGTATGTGACCACTACCATTTATCACAAGAGCCTTGTGGAAAAGCAAGACCTCAACAGGCTTTAACATATTACTGCGTTGTGCAGTGTATAATTAATAACCGATGcagtattttttctgttttgaaccTGACCTAATCAAATTTTATATCCACctgaaataaagaaaagcaaaaagagTTAAGTTCATTGACCTTACCTTGACAAATCCCATCTTGCCCACAGCCTCCTTGTGATGGTTGTCCACCTGACACACCAAAGCATTGCAGAGGTGAACAGCGATTCTCTGGATGGACTCGTCCTGCCTGGCTGGCTCCAGGATTTTCAGCAGCAGCTGGTTGACCCGACTATACTGGAACTCCAGTTCCTCAGGGATACTGAAGTTACACAGAGTCAGGCAGCAGTTCCTTTGGACCTGATGGAGCAAGGCCAAGGGGCAAaggatgagacagatgaagttaaTGACTTAAAAGAAAAACTCTTGACCTTAGACAGACATAATCTGAAAGTTGAGCCTTCTTTATCATATATTCGATGATTGCACTTACAGTAACCTCCTGGTACTGCTCCATCCCGTTCAGCACTACTTCAATGACCTCCCGGCGCAACCGCACACTCTGGTCACTGCGGTATTCCGTGTTGGTAAGGTAGAAGAGAGCAGCGCTGCCTGTCACTTGGATACTCTTATCATATTTATGACACTTCAGTGCTGCAATGACAAGCTGACAAGCACACAGAAAGTTCAACACAGAGATATGAGCATGTGCCACAATAACTAAAAGTGGTACAAATTCAATAAGACATCACATTCTTTAAAAACAACTCTATATCAAACACCATACTTGTAAAGCTCGGAGCAGCTGGCCACAGTGTTGTATCCTGGCGATGTCAAACAACTGATTGATGGCTCTGTGGGCCAGTTCAGGCCGAAACTCTGTGTAAGCCTCAATGGCATTGAGCACCTGGTCTTCATTCTTTGATCCAGTCACCTGAAAAAGTCCAGAAACACTGACATTAAATGCAGGGCAGCAAAACTGGTTAAAAGTACCTCATAAGACTGTTTGGTTAATGAATCAAACCTTCGGCCAGTGTACACTGCACTCTTTAGTTAGAGGGGGTTATTCTCATAGAAGGCGACAGATGTGATTAACTACCAAAAGTACTCCTAGATCTCAGATGGAAAGACTGATCCAACAAGCGGCTCATAGTGCAACTAAAGACATTTTATTTCTCGGACTCAGACTTGAATGAAATT
This region of Sphaeramia orbicularis chromosome 12, fSphaOr1.1, whole genome shotgun sequence genomic DNA includes:
- the zer1 gene encoding protein zer-1 homolog; amino-acid sequence: MAAKAGDNPDSLMTLATVFCLRNLRKTMCYQGSRNKLQLRSDIFLPSEICDKLVNTYMELVHTDSNFEPEESFFQLFSDPRSTRLTRVQLREDFVRDRDLEAIKKQDLIELHLTYCNSLSSRSLKTLTSFRETLVSLCLFSCSNIFYRQGGAPLACNEDTEDDEEESPASRQALDTNFSFQGFNRLRLLNLGGLSDEVDAETLLKPLRSLTSLDLSNVQLLGTTFLTQWKDRLASLVLYNVDLSEELVSTVVELVNLRHLDISRESRRTSKFKMTRKILTAIVQRLLNLVSLDISGHIMLDNCTVPHFEEAMGRPSIEPCKSSIYPFQELKRPLQFLGLYDTTLCNVMHIPAYKVTGSKNEDQVLNAIEAYTEFRPELAHRAINQLFDIARIQHCGQLLRALQLVIAALKCHKYDKSIQVTGSAALFYLTNTEYRSDQSVRLRREVIEVVLNGMEQYQEVTVQRNCCLTLCNFSIPEELEFQYSRVNQLLLKILEPARQDESIQRIAVHLCNALVCQVDNHHKEAVGKMGFVKTMLNLIQKKLQDRMCDQVMEFSWSALWNITDETPDNCQMFLNCRGMSLFLECLQEFPDKQELHRNMLGLLGNVAEVKALRPQLLTPQFITVFSNLLDSKADGIEVSYNACGVLSHIMFDGPDVWSMEEPRRDAVMDKMWDAIQSWDVSSRRNINYRSFEPILRLLPQSISPVSQHWATWALYNLVSVYPSKYCPLLIKEGGVGLLEKVLELESSQPETKEMARKVMEQCENFKEDPMETNHGQEVNYEQRG